One Glycine soja cultivar W05 chromosome 2, ASM419377v2, whole genome shotgun sequence genomic region harbors:
- the LOC114376789 gene encoding zinc finger protein 4-like: protein MKPNFDPEVEANAEDESEVSSKVSIQEACNDSCCDNLINISNITNPIGIHPNSEAISLDSTLNSMNSEPGERDSIGFSFSSNEPASQTTAPTIPRVFPCNFCQHKYISSQDLDGLIDEHRRERELAKRTMRMTFFSDGC from the coding sequence ATGAAACCAAACTTTGATCCTGAAGTGGAGGCTAATGCAGAAGATGAATCTGAGGTTTCTTCCAAAGTATCTATTCAAGAAGCCTGTAATGATTCTTGTTGTGACAATCTCATTAACATTTCCAACATCACAAATCCAATAGGGATTCATCCTAATTCAGAAGCTATTTCACTTGACTCAACTCTCAACTCCATGAATAGTGAGCCAGGGGAAAGAGATTCAATAGGATTCTCATTCTCAAGCAATGAACCTGCCTCTCAAACTACAGCACCAACCATTCCACGAGTCTTCCCTTGCAATTTCTGTCAGCACAAGTATATCAGCTCTCAGGATCTTGATGGACTCATTGATGAACACAGGAGGGAGAGAGAATTAGCAAAAAGGACAATGAGAATGACATTTTTCTCTGATGGTTGCTAG